The Candidatus Komeilibacteria bacterium CG_4_10_14_0_2_um_filter_37_10 region CGTATGAAAAAAAGCTATCTAGTTAAGATAGCTTTTTTGAGCGCGGGGAGGAGGTCATTTTAAATTCTTAATTAAATAAGTTCCTTGTAAATGATAACCAAGTTTTTGATAATATTGACGTACACCAATGCCAGCAATGACTGCTATTTTAGTAAAATGTTTTTGCTGGGCAATCTTTTCTGCTGCCAGCATCAGTCTTTTACCCAGGCCAATGTGTTGAGTTTCTCCTTTTTTAGTTTGTAAAGATATGAGCTGACCGTAAGTATGTAATTCGCGAATTAGTGCACAATCAGTCAATTCTGGCAGGATATTCTTTTGTTGATCATTGAAGCGTAAACGGCAAAAAGCATAAAGTTGATCCCGGGTTTTGTTTTCTAAGCTAATAAAGTATTCTTGACCGCCACTGGCCTCATATTGCTCAATATATAATTTAATTTGTCGTGGTTTAATTTGTTGGCCCTTAACTTCACGACAACGAATACAGTGACAGGATAGATTCTTTTTCGCCATCGCTACCGTTAAGTATTGTCTGAGATTGGTGATTTTGTTACCAGCCTGAATGCTGGCACCGGGGATATCACGCACCAAACGATTAATACGGACATAGTATGGCACAATACTTTTCATCTTTACTAGTAGGTTAATTAACTGTTGATCGGAGTATGGATGCCATTTACCTTTTTGCCACCAGCGATAAAGCTCGGCGTATTTATTAACTACCGTCGGGTAAATTTTTAGATGATCTGGTCGAAAGTTTTTATCAGTAAATAATTTTTTAAACATGATTAAATCTTTTTTGGGGGTGGAGCCAGCGAGATTGGGCATGAAGTGATAATCAATTTTAAAACTGGTCTCTTTTAATAGCCTAGTGGCTTGGATAACACTTTGTACAGTGTGTCCGCGCTGATTAATTTTCAAAATATGATTATCTAGTGCCTGGACCCCTAGCTGAATCCTAGTACAGCCTAGTTGTCTTAGTCTTTTTATTTCTAATTCATTAATATGATCCGGCCGGGTTTCTAAAATTAAACCAATAATTCTTTTATCAGTCGTCTCGTTAGTTTTCTGAGCTTGGCCCAGGGTCCGGGCGGCTTTATTTTTATTTTGAAAGGTATTAGCGGCATCAAAACATCTTTTAATAAACCATTGACGATAAGACCAAGGATAAGCCGACCAAGTACCACCCAAGACGATTAATTCCATCTTGTCAGTAGGATGTCCATTGAGATAGAGAGCCAGCAGGCGAGCTTGTACCTGGCGATAAGGATCAAAAGAATTACTAATAGCGCGCATCACCGCCGGTTCGTTGGATAGATAACTTTTAGGCATTTTTGGTTCTGATGGGCAGTAAAGACATTTTCCTGGACAAGCATAGGGTTTGCTTAACACGGAAATAACCGCTACTCCCGAAAGGGAGCGGACGGGTCGGGTAATTAGCCATTTATTAATATTAGCACTCACTCGCAGTTGCCCATTTTCTACTAATTGACGATAGACAGACAGCAGTGTAGCATTAGAAGGAGGAGTGATGTGTAATTGGTTACAAATTATTTTTTTATCACGCAAAAACTGCTCTTGATTATGAGCGGAGTTGCTACTAAGTTTTTTCAATAATTTAATAATCAGATTATTATCCATGAAACAACTATTAATTAATAAAATTCAGGATCAAGTAGTAGCTACCTATTGTGCTATCGCTGATACTTTTTCTCAGAGCCGGCAAAGTAATTGGCCGATTGCTCAAGTACTCGCCAAGAAAATAAAACCAAACAACATCGTGCTGGATTGGGGTTGTGGTAATGGACGTTTTTATCCATTGGTAGCGGATTATCAAGGTCAATACTACGGCATGGATAATTGTAGGTTATTACTGGAAAAAGCTCAAGCGCAGTATGGGGTAGCTCATTGGTTGAACGAGCAAGATGCTTGGCCAGCAGCCATTGATTTAATTTACGCCCTTGCCTCTTTTCACCATTTGCCAGGTCGGCAAGCCAGACAGGAACTATTACAAAAATTTTATCAGCATTTAAATCCTGGCGGCTATTTACTTATGACCACTTGGAATTTACGGCAAAAAAAATATTTTTGGTTATGGCTAAAGAGTAATTTTATCAATATATTTCGTAGTTATGACCTTAATGATGTCTTGGTACCATGGCATGGTCAAACAGAAACCATTTGGCGGTACTG contains the following coding sequences:
- a CDS encoding tRNA uridine(34) 5-carboxymethylaminomethyl modification radical SAM/GNAT enzyme Elp3; translation: MDNNLIIKLLKKLSSNSAHNQEQFLRDKKIICNQLHITPPSNATLLSVYRQLVENGQLRVSANINKWLITRPVRSLSGVAVISVLSKPYACPGKCLYCPSEPKMPKSYLSNEPAVMRAISNSFDPYRQVQARLLALYLNGHPTDKMELIVLGGTWSAYPWSYRQWFIKRCFDAANTFQNKNKAARTLGQAQKTNETTDKRIIGLILETRPDHINELEIKRLRQLGCTRIQLGVQALDNHILKINQRGHTVQSVIQATRLLKETSFKIDYHFMPNLAGSTPKKDLIMFKKLFTDKNFRPDHLKIYPTVVNKYAELYRWWQKGKWHPYSDQQLINLLVKMKSIVPYYVRINRLVRDIPGASIQAGNKITNLRQYLTVAMAKKNLSCHCIRCREVKGQQIKPRQIKLYIEQYEASGGQEYFISLENKTRDQLYAFCRLRFNDQQKNILPELTDCALIRELHTYGQLISLQTKKGETQHIGLGKRLMLAAEKIAQQKHFTKIAVIAGIGVRQYYQKLGYHLQGTYLIKNLK